A single Thermoanaerobacterium sp. RBIITD DNA region contains:
- a CDS encoding N-6 DNA methylase, with protein MSEELIQISPINLGRYNYYKLGQTTLSQLKKAKIINKINNKIKDKKPDGLIVLPGGIVKAVVEYKTPEELSSVKKIQDAIQQELEVAKELCKLLIVTDGSKTFWINALNGQEIINEKGNKISIIFNGQKIFSGMLIAEEIIDLENLIDKIDYSLTENSNVLKEPEIIDPTPLAKEVWQKIWINTGKEPEKCLYNVVEIFVFKFLSDIGVLKNYNNFDSVYQIKEQLSDVEALKHYANSCRKDIKEMFPKGEDGTTIINGTIFVNENGEPNISQATLFGQVLESFKKFEEKNGSFKYVSREFKTRLYETFLRQSAGVKSLGQYFTPRNVVQAMVKMSNAYLLKEGSKICDPFCGVGGFILETIMLNKNIWKEFEPKNQKIQPKITLVGYDKGTDEKDDERTIILAKANMLIYFSDLLSKYHSKEHLMEFANNAFNKVFKLLRTNLGTFGLKHEEEYDLILTNPPYVTNGSSSLKEIIQKEGLSDYYTANGRGTESLAIEWIIKSLKKGGEALVIVPDGLLNQANMIDYIKKHCVIKGIISLPVRTFYATPKKTYILILEKKHDNNVQTEPVFLYLVSEIGETRDAKRFPIQENNLIEAVKLFNSFKVGLEITNNLRCKIMNFEEFDKLKHWMIDKYWTTEEREQLGIEEEKNEVSEEDFYSLLASIRDFLNNELKGGVL; from the coding sequence ATGAGTGAGGAGCTTATACAAATAAGTCCAATAAACTTAGGTAGATATAATTATTATAAATTAGGGCAAACTACTTTAAGTCAACTAAAAAAAGCAAAAATAATTAATAAAATTAATAATAAAATCAAAGATAAAAAACCCGATGGTTTAATAGTTCTTCCTGGAGGAATAGTCAAAGCAGTTGTTGAATATAAAACTCCAGAAGAACTGTCAAGTGTCAAAAAAATACAAGATGCAATTCAACAAGAATTAGAAGTAGCCAAAGAATTATGTAAATTATTAATTGTAACAGATGGTTCAAAAACATTTTGGATAAATGCTTTAAATGGACAAGAAATTATTAATGAAAAAGGTAATAAAATATCTATTATTTTTAATGGACAAAAGATTTTTTCAGGAATGTTAATAGCAGAAGAAATAATTGATTTAGAAAATCTTATTGATAAAATAGACTATTCATTAACGGAAAATAGCAATGTTTTAAAAGAACCTGAGATAATTGATCCTACACCTTTGGCAAAAGAAGTGTGGCAAAAAATATGGATTAATACAGGAAAAGAGCCTGAAAAATGTTTATATAATGTAGTTGAAATTTTTGTATTTAAGTTTTTAAGCGATATAGGTGTTTTAAAAAATTATAATAATTTTGATAGTGTTTATCAAATAAAAGAACAACTTTCTGATGTTGAAGCATTAAAACATTATGCGAATAGTTGTAGAAAAGATATAAAAGAAATGTTTCCAAAAGGAGAAGATGGAACAACAATTATTAATGGGACTATATTTGTTAATGAAAATGGTGAACCCAATATATCCCAAGCTACTTTATTTGGACAAGTATTAGAAAGTTTTAAAAAATTTGAAGAAAAAAATGGTTCATTTAAATATGTAAGTAGAGAATTTAAAACAAGATTATATGAAACATTTTTAAGACAAAGTGCTGGAGTTAAAAGCTTGGGACAATATTTTACTCCAAGAAATGTTGTTCAAGCTATGGTTAAAATGTCAAATGCTTATTTACTTAAAGAAGGCTCTAAAATATGCGATCCTTTTTGTGGTGTTGGTGGCTTTATATTAGAAACAATTATGTTAAACAAAAATATTTGGAAAGAATTTGAACCTAAAAATCAAAAGATTCAACCTAAAATTACTTTAGTAGGTTATGATAAAGGAACTGATGAAAAAGATGATGAAAGAACTATAATACTTGCAAAAGCAAATATGTTAATATATTTTTCTGATTTATTATCGAAGTATCATTCAAAAGAACATTTAATGGAATTTGCAAATAATGCATTTAATAAAGTTTTTAAGTTGTTAAGGACTAATTTAGGAACGTTTGGATTAAAGCATGAAGAAGAATACGATTTGATATTAACAAATCCTCCATATGTTACAAATGGTAGTAGTAGTTTAAAAGAAATAATTCAAAAAGAAGGTTTAAGTGACTATTATACTGCAAATGGCAGAGGAACAGAATCATTAGCAATTGAATGGATAATAAAAAGTTTAAAAAAAGGTGGCGAAGCATTAGTTATAGTTCCAGATGGATTGTTAAATCAAGCAAATATGATTGATTATATAAAAAAGCATTGTGTTATTAAAGGAATAATATCCCTTCCTGTAAGAACATTTTATGCAACACCTAAAAAAACTTATATATTAATACTTGAAAAGAAACATGATAATAATGTTCAAACAGAGCCTGTTTTTCTATATCTTGTTAGTGAAATAGGGGAAACTCGTGATGCCAAAAGATTTCCTATTCAAGAAAATAATTTAATAGAGGCAGTAAAACTGTTTAATAGTTTTAAAGTAGGTTTAGAAATAACAAATAATTTAAGATGTAAAATTATGAATTTTGAAGAATTTGATAAATTGAAACATTGGATGATAGATAAATATTGGACAACAGAAGAAAGAGAACAACTTGGAATAGAAGAAGAAAAAAATGAAGTTTCAGAAGAAGATTTTTATAGTTTATTAGCAAGCATTAGAGATTTTTTAAATAATGAATTAAAAGGTGGTGTATTATAA